In Ruminococcaceae bacterium R-25, a genomic segment contains:
- a CDS encoding radical SAM protein with 4Fe4S-binding SPASM domain, with the protein MDIIEAKKAYLDQKAEMRARLFKKPELIYLFFELTRSCNSKCFHCGSSCEPGLGHGPDKEAFKAVLDDVKEHFDLKDVQLCITGGEPLLYPDFEELLGYAVDQGFHWGMTTNATLITKDVADMLARVKMGTVSVSIDGLRDTHDRQRGIKGGYDRAMEGIQNLIDRKAFKHIQVTTVVNHKNIGELDELYEILDKIDLDSWRVIGIEPMGRALDYPDMLLTPDDQRYIFNFIREKREQGIPVNYGCSHFLGLEFEREVRDWFFYCGAGTHTAAIRVNGDITACLDIEERPEFVQGNIYKDKFSDVWFNRFQVFRQPLSNLCEDCRKCEWEKWCAGGSRHCFDYDNNKQRVCFKDILF; encoded by the coding sequence GTGGATATAATTGAAGCTAAAAAGGCTTATCTTGACCAGAAAGCCGAGATGAGAGCCAGGCTGTTTAAGAAGCCTGAGCTGATCTACCTGTTTTTTGAACTTACCAGAAGCTGCAACTCGAAGTGTTTTCATTGCGGCAGTTCCTGCGAGCCCGGTTTAGGCCATGGACCCGACAAGGAAGCTTTCAAGGCGGTTTTAGATGATGTAAAGGAGCACTTTGATCTTAAGGATGTACAGCTCTGCATAACGGGCGGAGAGCCGCTCCTTTATCCTGATTTTGAAGAACTTCTGGGCTATGCGGTAGATCAGGGCTTCCATTGGGGCATGACCACAAATGCAACCCTTATTACCAAAGACGTTGCCGACATGCTCGCAAGAGTAAAGATGGGCACTGTATCTGTCAGCATCGACGGTCTCCGTGATACGCATGACAGGCAGAGAGGCATCAAAGGCGGCTACGACAGGGCGATGGAGGGAATCCAGAACCTCATTGACCGTAAGGCTTTCAAGCATATCCAGGTAACAACTGTTGTTAACCACAAGAACATAGGCGAGTTAGATGAGCTCTATGAGATCCTGGATAAGATCGATCTAGATTCATGGAGAGTAATAGGTATCGAGCCGATGGGAAGGGCATTGGATTACCCTGACATGCTCCTTACGCCTGATGACCAGAGATATATCTTTAATTTCATAAGAGAAAAGAGAGAGCAGGGAATACCTGTAAACTACGGATGTTCCCATTTTTTAGGTCTTGAATTTGAAAGAGAAGTAAGAGATTGGTTCTTCTACTGCGGTGCCGGAACCCATACTGCGGCAATAAGAGTCAACGGCGATATTACAGCCTGCCTTGATATTGAGGAAAGACCTGAGTTCGTTCAGGGAAATATCTATAAGGATAAGTTCAGCGACGTATGGTTTAACCGCTTCCAGGTATTCAGACAGCCCCTGTCCAATCTTTGCGAAGACTGCAGGAAATGCGAATGGGAGAAGTGGTGTGCCGGCGGATCCAGACACTGCTTTGATTACGATAACAATAAGCAGAGGGTCTGCTTCAAGGACATTCTCTTTTAA
- a CDS encoding SCP-2 sterol transfer family protein — protein sequence MAKKVEPRFGSIFKAVEEKAKKVSFLQDTATQITLNGNLDNLPLYVKVEDGIAEVAPYEYINAPFYIDADAETFAAVLNGNKDFVVAVAQGSITINGDAVQAVVFCRTMFG from the coding sequence ATGGCAAAGAAGGTAGAACCCAGATTCGGCAGCATCTTCAAAGCAGTTGAGGAAAAGGCAAAAAAGGTGTCTTTTCTCCAGGATACGGCTACCCAGATTACATTGAACGGCAACCTTGATAATCTGCCGTTATATGTAAAGGTTGAAGATGGTATCGCAGAGGTTGCTCCTTATGAATATATCAATGCGCCTTTTTATATTGATGCGGATGCAGAGACATTTGCGGCTGTATTAAACGGCAACAAGGATTTCGTTGTGGCAGTAGCACAGGGCAGCATAACTATTAACGGCGATGCGGTTCAGGCAGTTGTTTTCTGCAGGACGATGTTCGGCTGA